A single region of the Canis lupus dingo isolate Sandy chromosome 38, ASM325472v2, whole genome shotgun sequence genome encodes:
- the LOC112642831 gene encoding olfactory receptor 6K3-like: protein MDPENQTGVAEFYFSDFPPFGNGSLLLFTPLLFIYAFIIVGNFTIFSAVRLDTRLHNPMYNLISTFSFLEVWYTTATIPKMLSNLISEKKTISFTGCLLQMYFFHSLGVTEALVLTVMAIDRYIAICNPLRYAIIMTPRLCVQLSTGSCIFGFLMLLPEIVWISTLPFCGPNQIHQLFCDFEPVLRLACTDTSMILVEDVIHAISILTSVTVISLSYLRIITVILRIPSGASRQKAFSTCAAHITIFLLFFGSVALMYLRFSVTFPPLLDKAIALMFAVLAPLFNPIIYSLRNKDMKDAIRKVLCFRSMFNVSGSQ, encoded by the coding sequence ATGGATCCGGAGAATCAGACAGGGGTGGCCGAGTTCTATTTCTCCGATTTCCCTCCATTTGGGAATGGCAGCCTCTTACTCTTCACTCCTCTGCTCTTTATTTATGCGTTCATTATTGTGGGAAACTTCACCATCTTCTCTGCTGTCCGGCTGGACACCCGCCTCCACAACCCCATGTACAATCTCATCAGCACCTTCTCCTTCCTGGAGGTCTGGTACACCACAGCCACCATCCCCAAGATGCTCTCCAACCTCATCAGTGAGAAGAAGACCATCTCTTTCACTGGCTGCCTCCTGCAGATGTATTTCTTCCACTCGCTTGGGGTCACAGAAGCCCTAGTCCTCACGGTGATGGCCATCGACAGGTACATTGCCATCTGCAACCCCCTCCGCTATGCAATCATTATGACCCCTCGGCTATGTGTCCAGCTTTCCACCGGGTCTTGCATCTTTGGCTTCCTTATGCTGCTGCCAGAGATTGTGTGGATTTCTACTCTTCCCTTCTGTGGCCCCAACCAAATCCATCAACTCTTCTGTGACTTTGAACCCGTGCTGCGCTTGGCCTGTACAGACACGTCCATGATTCTGGTTGAAGACGTGATCCATGCTATTTCCATCCTGACTTCTGTGACTGTCATCAGCCTTTCGTATTTAAGAATCATCACAGTGATCCTGAGGATTCCCTCAGGGGCGAGCCGTCAGAAGGCGTTCTCCACTTGTGCGGCCCACATTActattttcttgctgttttttgGCAGCGTGGCCCTCATGTACCTGCGCTTCTCTGTCACGTTCCCACCTCTACTGGACAAGGCCATTGCACTGATGTTTGCTGTCCTTGCCCCGCTTTTCAACCCAATAATTTATAGCCTGAGGAACAAAGACATGAAAGATGCCATCAGGAAAGTTCTCTGTTTCCGATCAATGTTCAATGTCTCTGGTAGCCAATGA